The following coding sequences lie in one Rutidosis leptorrhynchoides isolate AG116_Rl617_1_P2 chromosome 4, CSIRO_AGI_Rlap_v1, whole genome shotgun sequence genomic window:
- the LOC139841170 gene encoding dolichyl-diphosphooligosaccharide--protein glycosyltransferase subunit DAD1-like, whose amino-acid sequence MFRRSECGRLIAFGVEVAPPLASFLCSKIIDLYVVFAVSTALIQVAYMAIVGSFPFNSFFSGVLSCVGTAVLAVCLRIQVNKENKEFKDLPPERAFANFVLCNLVLHLVIMNFLG is encoded by the exons ATGTTTCGCCGGAGTGAATGTGGGCGATTGATTGCTTTTGGGGTTGAGGTGGCTCCACCTCTGGCGAGCTTCCTTTGTTCAAAG ATCATAGATCTTTACGTCGTTTTTGCTGTATCTACAGCTCTAATTCAG GTGGCTTATATGGCCATAGTTGGATCGTTCCCATTCAACTCTTTTTTCTCGGGCGTGCTTTCTTGTGTAGGGACAGCTGTCCTAGCTG TTTGTCTTCGTATTCAAGTCAACAAAGAAAACAAGGAATTCAAG GATTTACCTCCAGAGCGTGCTTTTGCAAATTTTGTTTTATGCAATTTGGTGCTGCATTTGGTGATTAtgaatttccttggataa